In a single window of the Microbacterium sp. SL75 genome:
- a CDS encoding alpha/beta hydrolase, whose amino-acid sequence MNAQPSLDPTVVRWSVPPAERAGRPVLVLLHGYGSDEHDLFALVPHLPEAFVVASVRAPLAPPWPTPGASWYPIEGLDGRDPEAITLAAHAVLAWVREAVGEEPVGLLGFSQGGAVALQTLRVDPDAVSFAVVLAGYAAGGEFPGDALLANRRPPVFWGRGAADDVIPAALVDVTAQWLPVHSELSGRVYPGLTHSISQDELDDVRAFLDARLANRGTTASG is encoded by the coding sequence ATGAACGCTCAGCCGTCCCTCGATCCGACCGTCGTGCGGTGGTCCGTGCCTCCCGCCGAACGCGCCGGACGGCCCGTCCTGGTGCTGCTGCACGGCTACGGCTCCGACGAGCACGACCTCTTCGCACTGGTGCCGCACCTTCCCGAGGCCTTCGTCGTCGCGAGCGTGCGGGCCCCGCTGGCTCCGCCTTGGCCGACGCCGGGTGCCTCGTGGTACCCGATCGAGGGTCTCGACGGTCGAGACCCCGAAGCGATCACCCTCGCCGCCCACGCCGTCCTCGCCTGGGTCCGCGAGGCCGTCGGTGAGGAGCCCGTCGGGCTGCTGGGCTTCTCGCAGGGCGGCGCGGTCGCGCTCCAGACCCTGCGCGTCGATCCGGACGCCGTGTCGTTCGCCGTCGTCCTCGCGGGCTACGCGGCGGGCGGCGAGTTCCCCGGCGATGCCCTCCTCGCGAATCGTCGCCCGCCGGTGTTCTGGGGCCGAGGCGCCGCAGACGATGTCATTCCTGCGGCTCTGGTCGATGTGACGGCGCAGTGGCTTCCGGTGCACAGCGAGCTGAGCGGTCGGGTCTATCCGGGGTTGACGCACTCCATCTCGCAGGACGAGCTCGACGACGTCCGGGCCTTCCTCGACGCCCGTCTGGCCAATCGCGGTACGACCGCGAGCGGCTGA
- a CDS encoding NUDIX hydrolase family protein, with protein sequence MPVRTPDPEPGDNGDEREPLSASFSGAQGGPNPNPGWLSEVELAEARRRLPMLYVEALPVRTDGMGAVTQVGILLRATPLGEMTRTLVSGRVRYGETVRDALFRHLENDLGPMAFPLLPPSPTPFTVAEYFPLPGVSAFHDDRQHAVALAFVVPVTGTCEPRQDALEVTWLSPEEAASDALSDEMEGGRGTLIRQALASVGALR encoded by the coding sequence ATGCCCGTGCGCACTCCCGATCCCGAACCCGGCGACAACGGCGATGAGCGCGAGCCGCTCTCGGCGTCCTTCTCAGGAGCGCAGGGAGGCCCCAACCCCAACCCCGGGTGGCTGAGCGAGGTCGAACTGGCCGAGGCGCGACGTCGTCTGCCGATGCTCTACGTCGAGGCTCTGCCCGTTCGCACCGACGGGATGGGGGCGGTGACCCAGGTCGGCATCCTGCTGCGTGCCACGCCCCTCGGCGAGATGACCCGCACGCTCGTCTCGGGTCGCGTCCGCTACGGCGAGACCGTGCGCGACGCGCTGTTCCGCCACCTCGAGAACGACCTCGGTCCCATGGCCTTCCCGCTGCTGCCGCCCTCGCCGACGCCGTTCACGGTCGCCGAGTACTTCCCCCTCCCCGGGGTCAGCGCCTTCCACGACGACCGTCAGCACGCCGTCGCCCTCGCCTTCGTGGTCCCGGTGACCGGTACCTGCGAGCCGCGTCAGGACGCGCTCGAGGTGACGTGGCTGTCGCCTGAGGAAGCGGCATCCGATGCCCTCTCCGACGAGATGGAGGGCGGCCGCGGCACCCTCATCCGTCAGGCGCTGGCGTCGGTGGGCGCTCTGCGCTGA
- a CDS encoding M3 family metallopeptidase: MAHPPLEPLSLPRDLDGWKAFAGERPAERLARVAAIDARLVAESDLSISDRLALWNEADIALAEAAAPSHLVSESHPDAEVRDAAEKQAQAVDAVQSRRLLDRALWRVFADAEPSGLSRDEQRFLDQVRRDFRRGGVDLPDADRARVRELTDRDTELSLTFSRNIREGRREVRVSADSLEGLPADFLAERPADEEGMITLTTEYTDLMPVREYARDRSVRHAMMSAYNDLAWPVNEAVLAELLAVRSERAALLGYGDWADYETETRMIGSSAAVRAFLDRVAEAVAPAAAGEYERVLERLRRDDSEADAVTIADFWYILGALKREEYDVDAQLVRSYFRFDRVLEGVLNTTARLLDVRYVPVEAPSWHDDVRTYDVVRGEDRLGRIHLDLHPRDGKYNHAACFGLAPGIVGRSLPESVLLCNFSRGLLEHDEVVTFFHEFGHLVHDILGGHQTWARWTGVATEWDFVEAPSQLLEEWAWDAEALAAFAVNDAGEPIPADLVARMRTADAFGRGLEVTRQLGHATTSYRLHVDRPDDLAIAVDGYYRAASPITPLDGSHSYAGFGHLTGYGACYYTYQWSLVIARDLLSAFGDDLFDVETAARYRREILEPGGTRDARELVERFLGRESTFDAYRDWLAGA, from the coding sequence ATGGCGCATCCTCCCCTGGAACCCCTCTCCCTCCCTCGCGATCTCGACGGCTGGAAGGCCTTCGCCGGTGAACGTCCGGCCGAACGCCTGGCGCGTGTGGCCGCGATCGACGCTCGTCTGGTGGCCGAGAGCGACCTGTCGATCAGCGACCGTCTCGCCCTCTGGAACGAGGCGGACATCGCACTCGCCGAGGCGGCGGCGCCCTCGCACCTCGTCAGTGAATCGCACCCGGATGCCGAGGTTCGCGACGCCGCCGAGAAGCAGGCGCAGGCCGTCGATGCGGTGCAGTCCCGCCGGCTCCTCGACCGCGCTCTGTGGCGGGTCTTCGCGGATGCCGAGCCGTCCGGACTCTCCCGCGACGAGCAGCGCTTCCTCGATCAGGTGCGCCGAGATTTCCGCCGGGGCGGCGTCGACCTTCCCGATGCCGATCGCGCCCGCGTCCGCGAGCTCACCGATCGCGACACCGAGCTCTCGCTGACCTTCTCTCGCAACATCCGCGAGGGCCGACGGGAGGTCCGCGTCTCGGCGGATTCGCTCGAGGGCCTGCCCGCCGACTTCCTCGCCGAGCGTCCCGCCGACGAGGAGGGGATGATCACGCTGACCACCGAGTACACCGACCTCATGCCGGTCCGGGAATATGCCCGCGATCGGTCCGTGCGTCACGCGATGATGAGCGCGTACAACGATCTCGCCTGGCCCGTGAACGAAGCCGTCCTCGCCGAGCTGCTGGCGGTGCGTTCGGAGCGGGCCGCGCTGCTGGGGTACGGCGACTGGGCGGACTACGAGACCGAGACGCGCATGATCGGTTCGAGCGCGGCGGTGCGCGCCTTCCTCGATCGCGTGGCCGAAGCGGTCGCACCGGCGGCGGCGGGCGAATACGAGCGCGTTCTCGAGCGCCTGCGTCGCGACGACTCCGAGGCCGACGCGGTGACGATCGCCGACTTCTGGTACATCCTCGGCGCTCTCAAACGCGAGGAGTACGACGTCGATGCGCAGCTCGTCCGGTCGTACTTCCGCTTCGATCGCGTGCTCGAGGGCGTGTTGAACACCACCGCTCGCCTGCTCGACGTGCGCTACGTGCCGGTCGAGGCACCCTCGTGGCACGATGACGTCCGCACCTACGACGTCGTCCGGGGCGAGGACCGCCTCGGACGCATCCACCTCGACCTGCATCCGCGCGACGGAAAGTACAACCACGCGGCGTGCTTCGGCCTCGCCCCGGGCATCGTCGGCCGGTCGCTTCCCGAATCGGTCCTGCTCTGCAACTTCTCGCGGGGACTCCTCGAGCACGACGAGGTCGTGACGTTCTTCCACGAGTTCGGTCACCTCGTGCACGACATCCTCGGCGGTCACCAGACCTGGGCGCGTTGGACGGGAGTGGCGACCGAGTGGGACTTCGTCGAGGCCCCGAGCCAGCTGCTCGAGGAGTGGGCGTGGGATGCCGAGGCCCTCGCGGCCTTCGCCGTGAACGACGCGGGCGAGCCGATCCCCGCCGATCTCGTCGCCCGCATGCGCACCGCCGACGCCTTCGGGCGGGGTCTCGAGGTCACGCGTCAGCTGGGCCACGCCACGACGTCGTACCGCCTGCACGTCGACCGGCCCGACGATCTCGCCATCGCTGTCGACGGGTACTACCGGGCCGCGAGTCCCATCACGCCGCTCGACGGGTCGCACTCCTACGCCGGATTCGGCCACCTCACCGGCTACGGCGCTTGTTACTACACCTACCAGTGGAGTCTGGTGATCGCGAGAGATCTGCTCTCGGCCTTCGGCGACGACCTGTTCGACGTCGAAACGGCCGCCCGGTACCGCCGTGAGATCCTCGAGCCCGGCGGCACACGGGATGCGCGGGAGCTCGTCGAGAGGTTCCTCGGCCGCGAGTCGACGTTCGACGCCTACCGCGACTGGCTCGCCGGGGCCTGA
- a CDS encoding threonine aldolase family protein, translating into MTTLHDSSVRGFASDNYSGIHPDVLAAIAAANDGHQVAYGEDVYTARLQDLFVSLLGEGVEAYPVFNGTGANVVGLQSMLPRWGAVISASTAHINVDEGGAPERVGGIKLLTVPTDDGKLTPELVDREAWGWGDEHRAQPLVVSITQSTELGTLYSVEEIRELAAHAHGHGMRLHMDGARIANAAAALDVPLRAFTRDAGVDVLSFGGTKNGAMIGEAIVVLDPEASTGLTYLRKLDMQLSSKMRFVSAQLVALLENDLWLHNARHSNAMAQRLRAGIEAGLADGSIQGVEFTQPTQANGVFATLPAGVADRLRQSFRFYDWDELRREVRWMCSFDTTETDIDSFVAAIAREMTA; encoded by the coding sequence GTGACCACCCTCCACGACTCCTCGGTGCGCGGTTTCGCCTCCGACAACTACTCCGGAATCCACCCCGACGTGCTGGCCGCGATCGCCGCTGCCAACGACGGCCACCAGGTCGCCTACGGCGAAGACGTCTACACCGCCCGCCTCCAGGACCTGTTCGTCTCGCTTCTCGGCGAGGGTGTCGAGGCATATCCGGTCTTCAACGGCACGGGCGCCAACGTCGTCGGGCTGCAGTCGATGCTCCCCCGTTGGGGCGCCGTGATCTCGGCATCCACCGCTCACATCAACGTCGATGAGGGCGGGGCGCCCGAACGGGTCGGAGGGATCAAGCTGCTCACCGTGCCCACCGATGACGGAAAGCTCACCCCCGAGCTCGTCGACCGCGAGGCCTGGGGATGGGGCGACGAGCACCGCGCGCAGCCGCTCGTGGTCTCGATCACCCAGTCGACGGAGCTGGGGACCCTCTACAGCGTCGAGGAGATCCGCGAACTCGCGGCCCACGCCCACGGGCACGGTATGCGCCTGCACATGGACGGTGCGCGCATCGCGAACGCCGCCGCCGCCCTCGACGTTCCCCTTCGCGCCTTCACCCGCGATGCGGGTGTCGACGTGTTGAGCTTCGGCGGCACCAAGAACGGCGCCATGATCGGCGAGGCCATCGTCGTGCTCGATCCCGAGGCGTCCACGGGCCTGACCTACCTCCGCAAACTCGACATGCAGCTCTCGAGCAAGATGCGCTTCGTGTCGGCGCAACTCGTCGCCCTGCTCGAGAACGACCTCTGGTTGCACAACGCCCGCCATTCCAACGCCATGGCGCAGCGCCTTCGCGCCGGCATCGAGGCGGGTCTCGCCGACGGGTCGATCCAGGGTGTCGAGTTCACGCAGCCCACCCAGGCGAACGGCGTCTTCGCAACTCTCCCCGCCGGTGTCGCCGATCGGCTCCGCCAGAGCTTCCGCTTCTACGACTGGGACGAACTTCGTCGCGAGGTGCGATGGATGTGCTCGTTCGACACGACCGAGACCGACATCGACTCGTTCGTCGCCGCGATCGCGCGAGAGATGACCGCCTGA
- a CDS encoding DEAD/DEAH box helicase produces the protein MHMDPEALSIAGEIFSPAAMTRADRLLIYGSVEVGDVKTFDGVLVVSAQSFGAAGYEHLELRVPTDFTRVSGWCSCGRGPECEHSCAAAVLLFDRMISAGRPPRPEWQRTLDELLTVDARFPDEPPVDLCLFLAIRRGGGHGRSTALTLTARPGMRGSRGTWIKGRAGWSGLSLLSADPRARAALDSLGRLGRSGNGAYLSDEWMPLSAVPPHSLWMQLEAVIAAGVPLVAASGVHHPVQILEGERTAAVAVDRRGSALHVRGIVEGLDDEVASSPSWVVGDPAVAVAFVADRDGDDERFTLARLSTPAAGALRGLLARTAALAVDGGSDAFFRDYLPRLQLEAPVVSPRGTIDVPPPPRPVLEVAVDHRAGRASVAVRWDRSSTNGRRDEAYEASTWEAVSAIASELRLELPQPFPSGTTPPRIWAPAEAAIFVVEAMPRLRALEDVRVTVADGAAPYRAAAEPASVELRTGDDDGSDWFDLHARVTVGDAEVDFSDLYTALVVGDRALFLADGSYVRLDTPAFDRLRAVIDEARTLADRPDGQMKLNRYNVGLWDDLSELGLLAAQEAEWWLRVRGLTDEAAIAPVAPPTGLRATLRDYQRTGLDWLHFLRTQGLGGVLADDMGLGKTVQAIAMMEVARESDPEMAPFLIVAPTSVVGNWARECAAFAPGLRVQTITATQARRSTLIAEQAAGAHVVVTSYALFRLEQEQYAELEWSGLVLDEAQQIKNPSSRGYRAARALSVPFTLVITGTPMENNLLELWALMSLVAPGLLGTRESFTAMYRTPIEKHSDSARLDLLRRRIRPFLLRRTKERVAAELPSKQETVVEVTLHPTHRKLYDRRFHRERQRLLGLLDDAEGNRFAIFRSLTMLRQLALNPALVDEGEAPSAKLDALVELVTEAAAEGHRVLVLSQFTRFLRAARERCTEAGLPTGYLDGATTHRQAEIDRFREGDDPAFFISLKAGGVGLNLVEADYVVLLDPWWNPAVEDQAIDRAHRIGQTRPVIVYRLVAADTIEQKVVTLRETKAELFSRVLDGGEGETFGGGTRLTAADIRSLID, from the coding sequence ATGCACATGGACCCCGAGGCGCTCAGCATCGCCGGTGAGATCTTCTCTCCGGCGGCCATGACGCGCGCCGATCGGCTCCTGATCTACGGCTCCGTCGAGGTCGGCGACGTCAAGACGTTCGACGGAGTACTCGTCGTCTCGGCGCAGTCGTTCGGCGCGGCGGGGTACGAGCATCTCGAACTGCGCGTGCCTACCGATTTCACGCGCGTCTCAGGCTGGTGCTCGTGCGGCCGCGGCCCCGAGTGCGAGCATTCCTGCGCCGCGGCTGTCCTGCTCTTCGACCGCATGATCTCGGCGGGTCGGCCCCCGCGCCCCGAGTGGCAGCGCACCCTCGATGAACTGCTGACGGTCGACGCACGGTTCCCCGACGAACCGCCGGTCGATCTGTGTCTCTTCCTCGCCATCCGTCGCGGTGGGGGTCACGGCCGCAGCACCGCCCTGACGCTCACCGCCCGCCCCGGTATGCGAGGCTCGCGCGGCACCTGGATCAAGGGGCGCGCGGGGTGGTCGGGCCTGTCCCTGCTGTCCGCCGACCCGCGCGCGCGTGCCGCGCTCGACAGTCTGGGCCGCCTCGGCCGCTCGGGCAACGGCGCATACCTCTCCGATGAGTGGATGCCGCTCTCCGCCGTTCCGCCGCACTCGCTCTGGATGCAGCTCGAGGCTGTCATCGCGGCCGGTGTACCGCTCGTGGCCGCTTCCGGCGTGCATCACCCGGTGCAGATCCTCGAGGGGGAAAGGACCGCCGCGGTCGCCGTCGACCGTCGCGGCTCGGCCCTACACGTCCGGGGGATCGTCGAGGGCCTCGATGACGAGGTCGCCTCCTCGCCGTCGTGGGTGGTGGGCGACCCCGCCGTGGCGGTGGCCTTCGTCGCGGATCGTGACGGTGACGACGAGCGATTCACCCTGGCGCGTCTTTCGACCCCGGCGGCGGGCGCCCTCCGCGGGTTGCTGGCGCGCACGGCCGCGCTCGCGGTCGACGGGGGCTCGGACGCCTTCTTCCGCGACTACCTTCCGCGCTTGCAGCTCGAGGCGCCCGTGGTCTCTCCCAGGGGCACGATCGATGTGCCGCCCCCGCCCCGTCCCGTCCTCGAGGTCGCCGTCGACCATCGGGCCGGTCGCGCGTCCGTCGCCGTACGGTGGGACCGGTCATCGACCAACGGCCGACGTGACGAGGCGTACGAGGCGTCTACCTGGGAGGCTGTGTCGGCCATCGCGTCGGAGCTGCGTCTCGAGCTGCCGCAGCCGTTTCCCTCGGGCACCACTCCGCCGCGCATATGGGCTCCCGCGGAGGCGGCGATCTTCGTCGTCGAGGCGATGCCGCGCCTGCGGGCTCTCGAAGACGTCCGGGTGACCGTGGCCGATGGGGCTGCGCCCTACCGTGCGGCTGCCGAGCCGGCCTCCGTCGAGCTGCGCACCGGAGACGACGACGGCAGCGACTGGTTCGACCTGCACGCGCGCGTGACGGTGGGTGACGCCGAGGTCGACTTCTCCGATCTCTACACCGCGCTCGTCGTCGGCGACCGCGCGCTCTTCCTCGCAGACGGGTCCTATGTGCGTTTGGACACCCCCGCCTTCGACCGCCTGCGAGCCGTCATCGACGAGGCGCGAACTCTCGCCGATCGCCCGGACGGCCAGATGAAGCTCAACCGCTACAACGTCGGTCTGTGGGACGACCTCTCCGAACTGGGGCTGCTCGCGGCGCAAGAGGCCGAGTGGTGGCTGCGCGTCCGCGGCCTCACGGACGAGGCCGCCATCGCCCCCGTGGCGCCTCCCACGGGACTGCGGGCCACTCTGCGCGACTATCAGCGCACGGGTCTGGACTGGTTGCACTTCCTTCGCACGCAGGGACTCGGGGGAGTGCTCGCCGACGACATGGGACTCGGCAAGACGGTGCAGGCGATCGCGATGATGGAGGTCGCGCGCGAATCCGATCCTGAGATGGCACCGTTCCTGATCGTGGCGCCGACGAGTGTGGTCGGCAACTGGGCGCGCGAGTGCGCCGCGTTCGCACCGGGGCTCAGGGTGCAAACCATCACCGCTACGCAGGCGCGCCGTTCGACCCTCATCGCCGAGCAAGCGGCCGGCGCGCATGTCGTGGTCACCAGCTACGCGCTGTTCCGTCTGGAGCAGGAGCAGTACGCCGAGCTCGAGTGGTCGGGTCTCGTGCTCGACGAGGCACAGCAGATCAAGAATCCCTCGTCGCGCGGCTACCGCGCCGCTCGGGCCCTCTCCGTGCCGTTCACCCTCGTCATCACGGGCACCCCCATGGAGAACAACCTCCTCGAACTCTGGGCTCTGATGTCGCTGGTCGCCCCGGGGCTCTTGGGGACCCGCGAGTCGTTCACCGCCATGTACCGCACCCCCATCGAGAAGCACTCCGACAGCGCCCGGCTCGACCTTCTTCGTCGTCGCATCCGCCCGTTCCTTCTGCGGCGCACGAAAGAACGGGTCGCCGCCGAGCTGCCCTCGAAGCAGGAGACCGTGGTCGAGGTCACCCTGCATCCGACGCATCGCAAGCTGTACGACCGGCGCTTCCATCGAGAACGTCAACGTCTCCTCGGCCTGCTCGACGATGCCGAAGGCAATCGCTTCGCGATCTTCCGGTCGTTGACCATGCTGCGTCAGCTCGCCCTCAACCCGGCGCTCGTCGACGAGGGAGAGGCGCCCTCCGCCAAGCTCGACGCTCTGGTCGAACTGGTGACCGAGGCCGCCGCCGAGGGACACCGCGTCCTCGTCCTGAGCCAGTTCACGCGGTTCCTGCGCGCCGCTCGCGAGAGGTGCACCGAGGCGGGCCTTCCAACCGGCTACCTCGACGGTGCCACCACGCACCGGCAGGCTGAGATCGACCGCTTCCGCGAGGGCGACGACCCGGCGTTCTTCATCTCGCTCAAGGCGGGAGGGGTCGGCCTCAATCTCGTCGAGGCCGACTACGTCGTGCTGCTCGACCCGTGGTGGAACCCCGCGGTCGAAGACCAGGCCATCGACCGTGCGCACCGCATCGGCCAGACGCGCCCGGTGATCGTCTACCGTCTCGTGGCCGCCGACACCATCGAACAGAAGGTCGTCACTTTGCGCGAGACGAAAGCGGAGCTGTTCTCCCGCGTGCTCGACGGGGGTGAGGGTGAGACCTTCGGCGGGGGCACCCGCCTGACGGCGGCGGACATCCGCAGCCTCATCGACTGA
- a CDS encoding MFS transporter — translation MSESPASAAPPAAAASARRGTFLAVLVNTAAANVTTSFLWFALTFWVYLETRSVLATGIVGGAYMLLLAVFAMVFGSLVDRHRKHRVMVVSGFVTLVAFLLAGALWLAFPEAVLLDLGGPWFWLFAGVILAGAVIENLRNIALSTTVTLLVPVERHANANGLVGTVQGLAFVVTSVFSGLSVGFLGMGWTLAISLVLTALALAHLLTIRIPEERPAAGQRPGPIVDLRGAIRAVRLAPGLFALIVFSTFNNLIGGVYMALMDPYGLEMFDVKVWGIVLGITATGFIIGGGLVAKFGLGKNPIRTMLWIVMAMGALGALFTLREWWWLYALGIWVYMALIPPVEAAEQTVIQKVVPFETQGRVFGFAAAFESAAAPVTSFLIAPIAQFLIIPYMDGESGRSTWGWLLGEGDSRGIALVFAVSGVVMVIAAAMAFLTRSYRTLSRQYRTAEVHAGVGSS, via the coding sequence ATGTCCGAGAGCCCGGCCTCTGCTGCACCGCCCGCCGCTGCCGCGTCCGCCCGGCGCGGCACCTTCCTCGCGGTGCTCGTCAACACGGCTGCGGCCAACGTGACGACGAGCTTCCTCTGGTTCGCTCTCACGTTCTGGGTGTATCTCGAAACCCGTTCGGTGCTCGCTACCGGCATCGTCGGCGGTGCGTACATGCTCTTGCTCGCCGTGTTCGCGATGGTGTTCGGCTCGCTCGTCGATCGTCACCGCAAGCACCGGGTCATGGTGGTCTCCGGGTTCGTGACGCTCGTGGCGTTCCTGCTGGCGGGGGCGCTCTGGCTGGCATTCCCCGAGGCCGTGCTCCTCGACCTCGGCGGGCCGTGGTTCTGGCTGTTCGCGGGCGTCATCCTCGCCGGGGCCGTGATCGAGAACCTTCGCAACATCGCGCTGTCGACGACCGTGACGCTTCTCGTGCCCGTCGAGCGTCACGCCAACGCGAACGGGCTCGTCGGCACGGTGCAGGGGCTCGCCTTCGTCGTGACCAGCGTCTTCAGTGGCCTCTCGGTGGGCTTTCTCGGCATGGGGTGGACGCTGGCCATCTCGCTCGTGCTCACCGCCCTCGCTCTCGCGCACCTGTTGACCATCCGCATCCCCGAGGAGCGCCCCGCCGCCGGGCAGCGCCCCGGTCCGATCGTCGATCTGCGCGGGGCGATCCGAGCGGTGCGTCTCGCGCCGGGGCTCTTCGCCCTCATCGTCTTCTCGACGTTCAACAACCTCATCGGCGGCGTCTACATGGCGCTCATGGACCCCTACGGTCTCGAGATGTTCGATGTGAAGGTCTGGGGGATCGTCCTCGGGATCACCGCGACCGGCTTCATCATCGGCGGCGGTCTCGTCGCGAAGTTCGGCCTCGGCAAGAACCCCATCCGCACCATGCTCTGGATCGTCATGGCGATGGGCGCGCTCGGCGCGCTGTTCACTCTCCGCGAGTGGTGGTGGCTGTACGCGCTCGGCATCTGGGTCTACATGGCCCTCATCCCGCCGGTCGAGGCGGCCGAGCAGACGGTCATTCAAAAGGTGGTGCCCTTCGAGACCCAGGGGCGCGTCTTCGGCTTCGCCGCGGCGTTCGAATCGGCCGCGGCACCCGTGACGTCGTTCCTCATCGCGCCGATCGCGCAGTTCCTGATCATCCCTTACATGGACGGTGAGAGTGGGCGCTCGACGTGGGGCTGGCTGCTCGGCGAGGGAGATTCGCGCGGCATCGCGCTGGTCTTCGCCGTCTCCGGCGTCGTGATGGTGATCGCGGCTGCGATGGCGTTCCTCACGCGCTCGTACCGCACGCTCTCGCGGCAGTACCGCACGGCTGAGGTCCACGCCGGGGTGGGGTCGAGCTAA
- a CDS encoding SDR family NAD(P)-dependent oxidoreductase produces the protein MSEVTADPAVEPRERVRGRLVLLAGGTSAAGRACARVLGEAGARVVVVGSNAARLREAAESAPAAATELCDLTDPAAVSALRDRVHAAHGTVDGVIHLVGGWRGGGGLAGQSDEDLAVLLRSFTALRHISRAFDDDLRTSDAGRLAIVSSTAVVRPLAGGANYAAVKAASEAWTRAVAQGYAKSARDTGRELSAAGVIFRVRSLGGLEEALASAVVALWDDEAAAWNDVVVDIDTGG, from the coding sequence ATGAGCGAGGTGACAGCCGACCCCGCGGTCGAGCCGCGGGAGCGGGTACGCGGGCGACTCGTTCTGCTCGCGGGCGGAACGAGTGCAGCCGGCCGCGCCTGTGCTCGCGTTCTCGGCGAGGCGGGAGCGCGGGTCGTGGTCGTGGGTTCGAACGCCGCCCGCCTGCGCGAGGCCGCCGAGTCCGCGCCCGCGGCGGCGACGGAGCTGTGCGACCTGACCGACCCGGCCGCCGTGTCGGCTCTGCGCGACCGCGTGCACGCCGCCCACGGGACCGTCGACGGCGTGATCCACCTCGTCGGCGGCTGGCGCGGTGGAGGGGGGCTCGCCGGACAGAGCGACGAGGACCTCGCCGTTCTGCTGCGGTCGTTCACGGCTCTGCGTCACATCAGCCGCGCCTTCGACGACGACCTGCGCACCTCGGATGCCGGGCGGCTCGCCATCGTCTCGTCGACCGCCGTCGTACGCCCCCTCGCCGGAGGCGCGAACTACGCCGCGGTGAAAGCGGCGAGCGAGGCGTGGACGCGGGCCGTCGCACAGGGGTACGCGAAGTCCGCGCGCGATACGGGGCGGGAGCTGTCGGCCGCGGGCGTGATCTTCCGCGTGCGCAGCCTCGGCGGACTCGAAGAAGCCCTGGCATCCGCCGTCGTTGCGCTGTGGGACGACGAAGCCGCGGCGTGGAACGACGTCGTCGTCGACATTGACACGGGCGGTTAG
- a CDS encoding DUF6421 family protein: MTTAAPTRAADDLIAGHGVDTVEQTPAWAKLKGAATALQALQAKDGSIEDIAAATPLLDDLTAAIEALAPLFPHDAAYLAASVTDFRRWRDEGLGVPDFLDSLVAFHPQEHRVDGIRHLVVFPMYTQNGSSERHVEAVIVEAIWPEFIARLETEYTNRLFVSLRLVDFTSGYDTNSAVLFPETVAMREVPAFTWGAIFQDREAARYRRVTRAAADITKLRLPDAAARLLDDQDLAERTFVMWDLIHDRTHMRGDLPFDPFMIKQRMPFFLYSLEELRCDLTAFRECVSLQARLVARDDLDDAEAAMLEHAELVQYAVIFDRIFRFAITGSRVRNYDGLGGQLLFAWLHQRRVLHWTDTSLAFDWDEVPAAVIALADAIDELYWRSIDRPKVAHWLAAYDLVRSVVTPHPASVWARGLPDEVLAGLPKGYTDAVLDDEFPLSMFFEALEKKMRPVIASTEGIRGTD; this comes from the coding sequence ATGACCACCGCCGCGCCTACCCGTGCCGCCGACGATCTGATCGCCGGACACGGCGTCGATACGGTCGAGCAGACCCCCGCCTGGGCGAAACTCAAGGGCGCCGCCACCGCACTGCAGGCGCTGCAGGCCAAGGACGGCTCCATCGAGGACATCGCCGCTGCGACCCCCCTGCTCGACGACCTGACCGCGGCGATCGAGGCGCTCGCGCCCCTCTTCCCGCACGACGCGGCCTACCTCGCGGCATCCGTCACGGACTTCCGCCGCTGGCGAGACGAGGGGCTCGGGGTTCCCGACTTCCTCGACTCCCTGGTCGCCTTCCACCCGCAGGAGCACCGCGTCGACGGCATTCGTCACCTCGTGGTCTTCCCGATGTACACGCAGAACGGCTCGAGTGAACGGCACGTCGAGGCGGTGATCGTCGAGGCGATCTGGCCGGAGTTCATCGCGCGGCTCGAGACCGAGTACACCAACCGCCTCTTCGTCTCGCTGCGGCTGGTCGACTTCACCTCGGGCTACGACACCAACTCGGCCGTGCTCTTTCCCGAGACCGTCGCGATGCGCGAGGTTCCCGCGTTCACGTGGGGCGCGATCTTCCAGGACCGCGAGGCCGCACGCTACCGTCGCGTGACCCGCGCCGCCGCGGACATCACGAAACTCCGACTCCCCGACGCCGCCGCACGTCTGCTCGACGATCAGGACCTCGCCGAGCGGACGTTCGTGATGTGGGATCTCATCCATGACCGCACGCACATGCGCGGCGACCTGCCGTTCGACCCCTTCATGATCAAGCAGCGGATGCCGTTCTTCCTCTACTCGCTCGAAGAACTGCGCTGCGACCTCACCGCGTTTCGCGAGTGCGTGTCGCTGCAGGCGCGCCTGGTCGCCCGCGACGACCTCGACGACGCCGAGGCAGCGATGCTCGAGCACGCCGAGCTCGTGCAGTACGCCGTGATCTTCGACCGCATCTTCCGCTTCGCCATCACCGGCTCTCGCGTGCGCAACTACGACGGTCTCGGCGGGCAGCTGCTGTTCGCCTGGCTGCATCAGCGACGCGTGCTGCACTGGACCGACACCTCGCTCGCCTTCGACTGGGACGAGGTACCCGCCGCGGTCATCGCCCTCGCGGATGCGATCGACGAACTGTACTGGCGCTCGATCGACCGCCCCAAGGTCGCCCACTGGCTCGCCGCCTACGACCTCGTGCGCTCGGTCGTCACACCCCACCCCGCTTCGGTGTGGGCACGAGGCCTGCCCGATGAGGTGCTCGCGGGATTGCCCAAGGGCTACACCGATGCGGTGCTCGACGACGAGTTCCCCCTGTCGATGTTCTTCGAGGCGCTGGAGAAGAAGATGCGTCCCGTCATCGCATCGACCGAGGGAATTCGCGGAACGGACTGA